The following coding sequences lie in one Candidatus Neomarinimicrobiota bacterium genomic window:
- a CDS encoding uracil-DNA glycosylase produces MAPLYSELIQCAECPRIVDFRTKIAREKRKQFRDWNYWGKPVPGYGDPNGNLLIVGLAPAAHGGNRTARVFTGDKSADFLMKCLHHAGLANQPNSDAVDDGLKLKNTFMTPVLKCVPPGDKPTSEELKNCSGYFQREMELLKPKIILALGKIAFDGCFKYVRKEFDLKVKDYPFGHDKKYEMPNGFLLWGCYHPSPRNVNTGRMTFDMMITLLEKVKKEL; encoded by the coding sequence CTGGCGCCGTTATATTCGGAACTAATCCAATGTGCCGAGTGCCCTCGAATTGTGGATTTTCGCACCAAAATTGCCCGTGAAAAACGCAAACAATTCAGGGATTGGAATTATTGGGGGAAGCCGGTTCCGGGTTACGGAGATCCAAACGGAAATCTTTTAATTGTAGGTCTCGCGCCGGCGGCACACGGCGGCAACCGAACCGCTCGCGTATTCACCGGTGACAAATCTGCAGACTTTCTCATGAAATGCCTTCACCATGCCGGGCTGGCAAATCAGCCAAATTCGGATGCTGTTGATGATGGGCTAAAACTCAAAAATACCTTTATGACACCGGTGCTGAAATGCGTTCCTCCCGGAGATAAACCAACGAGCGAGGAACTCAAAAACTGCTCGGGATATTTTCAAAGGGAGATGGAATTGCTGAAGCCGAAGATTATTCTGGCGCTTGGGAAAATCGCCTTTGACGGCTGTTTTAAATACGTTCGGAAAGAGTTCGATCTAAAAGTAAAGGATTATCCTTTTGGGCATGATAAAAAATACGAAATGCCGAACGGGTTTCTTCTTTGGGGATGTTACCATCCGAGCCCGCGGAATGTAAATACCGGCAGAATGACCTTTGATATGATGATCACATTACTG